The following are from one region of the Arachis duranensis cultivar V14167 chromosome 10, aradu.V14167.gnm2.J7QH, whole genome shotgun sequence genome:
- the LOC107470521 gene encoding extensin-like, whose translation MGKKVIAKRAPREKIHKLPGYPRPSTRSQDTTFTPSPSLPTSPPRTTPMAQTKTTPRFPAPAKPTPPPKAAPTKTTSSKPSSSKGKRPVVEDPVPETAKSKPRSVPVRSQRGNPHLPLKSIREPDIVPFTHKSHFMTSHSDYNPIVLNLS comes from the coding sequence ATGGGGAAGAAAGTTATTGCTAAAAGAGCACCGCGTGAGAAAATCCATAAACTTCCAGGATATCCTAGACCATCAACTCGTTCTCAAGACACCACTTTTACTCCCTCACCTTCTCTTCCTACCTCTCCTCCTCGCACTACTCCCATGGCACAGACCAAGACTACGCCACGATTTCCAGCCCCTGCCAAGCCGACACCTCCACCTAAGGCAGCGCCAACCAAAACAACTTCCTCGAAACCTAGTTCATCCAAGGGTAAGCGTCCTGTTGTTGAAGACCCTGTTCCTGAGACAGCAAAATCTAAGCCAAGGTCTGTTCCTGTGCGTTCACAAAGAGGTAACCCTCATCTCCCTCTCAAATCTATTAGAGAACCCGACATTGTTCCTTTTACTCACAAATCACACTTCATGACATCTCACTCAGACTATAACCCCATCGTTTTAAATCTgtcatga